A region of Candidatus Megaera polyxenophila DNA encodes the following proteins:
- a CDS encoding mechanosensitive ion channel protein MscS: MTSLLSSSQVDSSIFHEMWQYGLVNISGNDIKVSNIVVALLILLIGINLSKKLLKLIIPVISKKLDDDQDLVYTIERLLSLVFLGITILLALQVANIPLAIFAFIGGAFAIGIGLGAQGLVNNLVNTMIIIVEKPIKIGDIVEIQGAIGRVKSIGTRCITVNSFTGGDVLVPNTILMQNKFSKWSGSDNISYCIYINIIKKDGLQIDYDLITEQLRRISNELDFAVSSIAPEIYLTKISELEDQFFLKFTCNSKLMKEANFIKSKINFALLKHLNIPFKVEYSENLG; encoded by the coding sequence ATGACAAGTTTACTTTCTTCATCCCAAGTTGATTCATCAATTTTTCATGAGATGTGGCAATACGGGTTGGTTAATATTTCCGGAAATGACATAAAGGTTAGTAATATAGTAGTAGCTTTGCTAATATTACTTATTGGTATCAACCTTTCCAAAAAACTCCTTAAACTAATTATACCGGTAATATCAAAGAAATTGGATGATGACCAAGACTTAGTTTATACCATAGAACGGCTTTTATCACTTGTATTTTTGGGCATTACGATTCTTCTTGCCTTACAGGTTGCAAATATTCCGCTTGCTATATTTGCCTTCATTGGGGGTGCTTTTGCAATTGGTATTGGCCTGGGTGCTCAAGGGCTTGTAAATAATCTGGTAAATACCATGATTATTATAGTAGAGAAACCTATAAAAATTGGTGATATTGTGGAGATTCAAGGCGCTATCGGCAGAGTAAAATCAATAGGGACTAGGTGCATAACTGTTAATAGTTTTACTGGGGGAGACGTTTTAGTACCTAACACGATACTAATGCAGAATAAGTTTTCTAAGTGGTCTGGTAGTGATAATATTAGTTACTGTATATACATCAATATAATAAAAAAAGATGGCTTGCAGATCGACTATGATTTGATTACTGAGCAATTACGTCGCATTAGCAACGAGCTAGATTTTGCAGTTTCTTCAATTGCGCCGGAAATCTATTTAACCAAAATTTCTGAATTAGAAGATCAGTTTTTCTTAAAATTCACCTGTAACTCAAAATTAATGAAAGAAGCTAATTTTATAAAAAGTAAGATAAATTTTGCCTTGCTTAAACATCTAAATATTCCTTTTAAAGTCGAGTATTCCGAAAATTTAGGATAA
- the rpmH gene encoding 50S ribosomal protein L34 encodes MKRTFQPSKLVRKRRHGFRSRMATVGGRLVIKNRRAKGRKKLTA; translated from the coding sequence ATGAAACGTACATTTCAGCCTAGTAAGCTAGTAAGGAAAAGAAGACATGGTTTTAGGTCAAGAATGGCAACCGTAGGCGGAAGATTAGTTATAAAAAACCGTAGAGCAAAAGGAAGAAAAAAGTTAACCGCCTAA
- the rnpA gene encoding ribonuclease P protein component yields MPLYSLRNQKKFDLVNLHGKKVSSPYFMVVIAQNFSLIQTDSQNPTFLGMKVSKKISKKAYIRNKIKRRIRHLTRLMLKECDLNLSKVAIIFIPYKNFDLVEFAKLSLEFKSVLQKTIKKKITPI; encoded by the coding sequence GTGCCTCTTTATTCGTTAAGAAATCAAAAAAAATTTGACCTTGTTAATTTGCACGGTAAAAAAGTATCTAGCCCATATTTTATGGTAGTGATTGCTCAGAATTTTAGCTTGATTCAAACAGATAGCCAGAATCCTACCTTTTTAGGAATGAAAGTTAGTAAAAAAATTTCTAAAAAAGCATATATTAGAAACAAAATCAAGCGGCGAATAAGACATTTAACGAGATTAATGCTGAAAGAGTGTGACCTGAACCTCTCGAAAGTAGCTATAATTTTTATACCATACAAAAATTTTGATTTGGTAGAGTTTGCCAAATTATCACTTGAATTTAAGAGCGTCTTACAAAAAACTATAAAGAAAAAAATAACCCCTATATAG
- a CDS encoding DNA gyrase subunit B, whose protein sequence is MSNSEQKVNIEEIGTHLYQEYAADSIKVLKGLEAVRKRPGMYIGDTDDGSGLHHMVYEAVDNAIDEALAGYCDRVEVMLNKNGSVTVRDNGRGIPVDIHEGEGISAAEVIMTQLHAGGKFDQNSYKVSGGLHGVGISVVNALSDWLELRIWRNQKEHFIRFANGDSESPLAVVGDAIGKKGTEVTFMPSISIFTNIEFNFATLEHRIKELAFLNSSVRIILIDNRYDEKKELEFYFTGGIEAYVKYVDRSKIALHPAISLVAHNDEKGISFECAMQWNDSYHENILCFTNNIRQRDGGTHLIAFKAALTRMVNSYLEQSGIAKKTKVNFTGDDAREGLSCILSVKIPDPKFSSQTKDKLVSSEVRPVVENAIYSKLLEWFEEHPVEAKLIINKIVEAATAREAAKKARELTRRKSALEVSNLPGKLADCQEKDPAKSEIFIVEGDSAGGTAKQGRDRKTQAILPLRGKILNVERARFDKMLASEQVGTLITALGAGIGIQDFNIEKLRYHKIVIMTDADVDGSHIRTLLLTFFYRHMRLIIEKGYLYIAQPPLYKVKKGASETYLKNEQALQEYLINCTVNDTHLKIKNGKEITGESLINIINQAALFTATLNHVSKKFDPAIAECLAVNNLLKVESFNSLKENEIMKAISILNPGVSEPDKTDWQVNIFSESIEFFRFVRGVKNAKILYKQQLEAPEFISLARIGESISNYFNGHCLLIVKSIEYKLFLPSKMLEIITENGKKGLGIQRFKGLGEMNAEQLWETTLDHSKRTLLQVKVSDIDGAEEIISTLMGSVVEPRKDFINANALNVVNLDI, encoded by the coding sequence ATGTCAAACTCGGAACAAAAAGTCAATATCGAAGAAATTGGAACACACCTTTACCAAGAATATGCAGCTGATTCAATTAAAGTACTAAAGGGGTTAGAAGCAGTAAGAAAAAGACCAGGAATGTATATAGGCGATACTGATGATGGATCAGGATTGCACCATATGGTATATGAAGCAGTTGATAATGCTATCGATGAAGCTTTAGCCGGGTATTGCGATCGGGTGGAAGTAATGCTTAATAAGAACGGTTCGGTAACTGTGAGGGATAATGGCCGTGGTATACCTGTTGACATTCATGAAGGGGAAGGAATTTCTGCTGCAGAAGTTATAATGACCCAACTTCATGCTGGGGGAAAATTTGATCAGAATTCATATAAGGTTTCAGGTGGATTACACGGAGTGGGCATTTCTGTAGTCAATGCCTTATCCGATTGGCTAGAGCTTCGTATTTGGCGTAACCAGAAAGAGCATTTTATTAGATTTGCAAACGGAGACTCTGAAAGCCCGCTAGCAGTAGTAGGAGATGCAATTGGAAAAAAGGGTACAGAAGTTACCTTTATGCCTTCCATTAGCATTTTTACTAATATTGAATTTAATTTTGCTACCCTTGAACATAGGATTAAGGAGCTTGCTTTCTTGAATTCAAGCGTCAGAATAATTCTAATCGACAATAGGTATGACGAAAAGAAAGAGCTGGAATTCTATTTTACTGGCGGGATAGAAGCATACGTCAAATATGTTGATAGAAGCAAGATAGCTCTCCATCCTGCTATTTCTCTTGTTGCACATAACGATGAAAAAGGTATAAGCTTTGAATGCGCAATGCAGTGGAACGATTCCTACCATGAGAATATCTTGTGTTTTACCAATAATATACGCCAGCGTGATGGGGGTACACATTTAATTGCCTTTAAAGCAGCTTTAACTAGAATGGTAAATAGTTATCTTGAGCAAAGTGGGATTGCTAAGAAAACTAAAGTAAATTTCACCGGGGATGATGCAAGGGAAGGTCTTTCTTGTATACTATCTGTTAAAATACCTGATCCTAAATTTTCTTCACAAACAAAAGATAAATTAGTTTCTTCAGAAGTTAGACCAGTAGTCGAAAATGCTATATATAGTAAATTATTAGAGTGGTTTGAGGAACATCCAGTTGAGGCAAAACTGATCATTAACAAGATAGTGGAAGCAGCAACTGCAAGAGAAGCAGCAAAGAAGGCAAGGGAACTAACTAGAAGAAAATCAGCTCTTGAAGTCTCTAATCTACCTGGGAAATTAGCTGATTGCCAAGAAAAAGACCCAGCTAAGTCTGAGATCTTTATAGTTGAGGGAGATTCTGCTGGGGGTACTGCAAAACAAGGAAGGGATCGAAAAACACAAGCTATTCTACCTCTGCGTGGTAAAATACTAAATGTTGAAAGAGCTAGATTTGACAAAATGCTGGCCTCCGAACAAGTCGGAACTTTAATTACTGCACTTGGAGCTGGTATTGGGATTCAGGATTTTAATATAGAAAAACTGCGTTATCATAAAATTGTTATCATGACAGATGCTGATGTTGATGGCTCGCATATCAGAACTTTATTACTTACTTTTTTCTATAGGCATATGCGCTTGATAATAGAAAAAGGTTATTTATATATTGCCCAACCGCCACTTTATAAGGTAAAGAAAGGAGCAAGCGAGACATATTTAAAAAATGAACAGGCGCTTCAGGAATATTTGATCAATTGTACTGTTAATGATACCCATTTAAAAATTAAAAACGGCAAGGAAATAACCGGTGAAAGTTTAATTAATATCATAAATCAAGCAGCTTTGTTTACAGCCACTCTAAATCATGTTTCGAAAAAATTTGATCCTGCTATTGCTGAATGTCTAGCTGTCAATAATTTACTCAAAGTGGAGTCTTTCAATAGCCTTAAGGAAAATGAAATTATGAAAGCGATTTCTATATTAAATCCTGGTGTCTCTGAACCTGATAAAACAGATTGGCAAGTAAATATTTTTAGCGAATCAATAGAGTTTTTTAGGTTTGTGCGGGGGGTTAAAAATGCTAAAATACTTTATAAACAACAGCTCGAAGCTCCGGAATTTATAAGTCTTGCTAGAATTGGGGAATCGATATCTAATTATTTTAATGGACATTGTCTTCTAATCGTTAAATCAATTGAATATAAACTTTTCTTACCAAGTAAAATGCTTGAAATTATAACAGAAAACGGTAAGAAGGGCCTAGGGATTCAGAGGTTTAAGGGGCTTGGTGAAATGAATGCAGAGCAGTTATGGGAAACTACTCTTGACCATTCGAAAAGGACTTTGCTCCAAGTAAAAGTTAGTGATATTGACGGAGCAGAAGAGATAATTTCTACTTTAATGGGCAGTGTTGTTGAACCAAGAAAGGATTTTATTAATGCAAACGCTTTGAATGTAGTAAATCTTGATATATGA
- a CDS encoding haloacid dehalogenase: protein MESPVFKHISKVLNDYDLFLFDLWGVVVENDKLYPGVVESINSILAQKQGFFVSNVPRPAFIMKDRLAKWGLKATEEMIITSGDIARKLITEEAIKLEKDKLTIYHLGSDQNDDILRKLNHSITDDYTKADVFLLTLYRDENQNIKEFDNVLKDVAKLPNLLKICANPDISIPKGGITRYCAGYFARIIEENGGQVVYTGKPKDVMYQHIFKVSGAIPKNRILMVGDTFETDILGAQNSGIDSALVLTGNTHKYHSIYESLDDKVSVLGKKAKEFKIFPTFITELT from the coding sequence ATGGAGTCACCAGTTTTCAAGCATATTTCTAAGGTGTTAAACGATTACGATTTATTTTTATTTGATTTATGGGGAGTAGTTGTTGAAAATGATAAATTATACCCTGGTGTGGTAGAATCTATAAATAGCATTTTAGCGCAAAAGCAAGGATTTTTTGTATCAAACGTACCAAGGCCAGCCTTTATTATGAAAGATAGGTTAGCAAAATGGGGTTTAAAGGCGACGGAAGAAATGATCATCACTTCCGGAGATATTGCTAGAAAATTGATCACAGAAGAAGCAATTAAACTAGAAAAAGATAAGCTAACAATATATCACCTCGGGAGTGATCAGAACGATGATATATTGCGTAAACTTAACCATAGTATTACTGATGATTACACAAAAGCTGATGTTTTCCTTTTAACTTTGTATCGAGATGAAAATCAAAACATTAAAGAATTTGACAATGTATTAAAAGACGTTGCTAAACTGCCAAACCTGCTTAAGATATGTGCCAATCCAGATATATCAATTCCGAAAGGAGGTATAACCAGATACTGCGCTGGATATTTCGCACGCATTATAGAAGAAAATGGGGGACAAGTTGTATATACCGGTAAACCTAAAGACGTTATGTACCAGCATATTTTTAAGGTATCAGGTGCAATTCCAAAAAACCGAATTTTAATGGTAGGGGACACTTTTGAAACTGATATTCTCGGAGCCCAGAACTCAGGAATAGATTCTGCTTTAGTGCTAACCGGCAATACGCACAAATACCACTCCATCTACGAATCTCTGGATGATAAAGTTTCTGTCCTTGGGAAAAAAGCTAAAGAATTTAAAATATTTCCTACATTTATTACTGAATTAACTTAA
- a CDS encoding tRNA threonylcarbamoyladenosine biosynthesis protein TsaE, with protein sequence MLGKELTLKSEKESENLAIKIAAQIKKGSIITFSGGLGVGKTFLCRHIIKYLCGEDVKVVSPTFNLLQIYPTKNFEIYHFDLYRLEHLEEIYELGIEEAFSGNHVCLIEWPEIISSILPPNTISIKISINSNNNRLVSIYKI encoded by the coding sequence ATGCTAGGAAAAGAGCTTACCTTAAAATCAGAAAAGGAGTCCGAGAACCTTGCAATAAAAATAGCTGCACAAATAAAGAAAGGTTCTATTATCACTTTTAGTGGTGGACTTGGCGTCGGAAAAACTTTTCTATGCCGCCATATAATTAAATATTTATGTGGGGAAGATGTTAAAGTTGTTAGCCCAACTTTTAATCTATTACAAATTTATCCAACTAAAAATTTTGAAATTTACCATTTCGACTTGTATAGACTAGAACATTTGGAAGAAATATACGAACTGGGTATAGAAGAAGCATTTTCTGGTAATCATGTATGCTTAATTGAATGGCCAGAAATTATTAGCAGTATTTTGCCTCCAAATACGATTTCAATAAAAATATCTATAAATAGTAACAATAACCGTTTGGTTTCTATCTATAAGATTTAA
- a CDS encoding lauroyl acyltransferase produces the protein MKNYSKKIKHFIEYVFLKMFIKTMKIIGFKNSVAFCSWTARFLGPYMRVTKIAERNLDKVFGEEFDIKKIIPQIWDNFGKYIGEFPFINELSDQEMKSMFTMEGIENVKSYQQAKKPFLLFLAHQANWDFVIRHITDIYPKFAIIYRKANNSYVDREILRTRSKNPNVLMIAKGPTGAKGLVRAIKNGYSIAMLVDQKMNDGIEVPFFGRPAMTANAIAKLSLQYNYPIIPCQLIRIKESNFKAILHPEIKYQPTGSKENDVYNIMLLINQTLEKWIKENPSQWFWFHNRWEKIKI, from the coding sequence ATGAAAAATTATTCCAAAAAAATTAAACATTTTATTGAATATGTTTTTTTAAAAATGTTTATAAAAACCATGAAAATAATAGGTTTTAAGAATTCAGTAGCTTTTTGCAGTTGGACAGCCAGATTCTTAGGTCCATATATGAGAGTTACTAAAATAGCAGAACGAAATTTAGATAAGGTATTTGGAGAGGAATTTGACATCAAAAAAATTATTCCTCAAATATGGGATAATTTTGGTAAATATATCGGTGAATTTCCTTTTATTAACGAATTGTCTGATCAGGAAATGAAGTCCATGTTTACTATGGAGGGCATAGAAAATGTAAAAAGTTATCAGCAGGCTAAAAAACCATTTTTACTTTTTTTAGCTCATCAGGCTAATTGGGATTTTGTTATAAGACATATAACCGATATTTACCCCAAATTTGCCATTATTTACCGAAAAGCAAATAACTCTTATGTCGACAGGGAAATTCTTCGAACCCGTAGCAAAAATCCAAATGTACTTATGATAGCTAAAGGACCAACTGGGGCTAAAGGTTTGGTGCGGGCCATAAAAAACGGCTACTCGATTGCTATGCTTGTTGATCAGAAAATGAATGATGGTATTGAAGTACCCTTTTTTGGCAGGCCAGCGATGACGGCAAATGCTATTGCCAAGCTGAGTTTACAATATAATTATCCGATTATACCCTGTCAATTAATCCGCATTAAGGAAAGCAATTTTAAAGCTATTCTCCATCCGGAGATAAAATATCAGCCTACTGGCAGTAAAGAAAATGATGTGTACAATATAATGCTGCTTATTAATCAAACACTGGAGAAATGGATTAAAGAAAACCCTTCCCAGTGGTTCTGGTTTCATAATAGATGGGAAAAAATAAAAATATAA